TCATTGCTCCTGGTCACCGCTTCGGCGTGACCCCCAGCAGGGTCGACAACTGCACAGCGACCGGATTCAGGTTCAGCTTTTCCGGATCGGTCTTCGGGTTGGAGTCCCAGGGCTGGACGATGGCCGGATCGGCCAGCTCGGCGCGCTCGCCACCCCGGACGGCGGTCGGATTACCGAACGGCACAAGACATTTGGCGTCCTTGTTGAACGGGAACTCGTCGCGCGTGTCGTCGAAGTTCGGGTTCTGCGCCTTCATCTGTTCCAAAATCCGGTGCGTGCCCTCGTAGCCCACCGTACAGGCGGGCGGATTGTTGGTCTCGAGCACCAGACCGAAGTGGCTGGTCCCGTCGCCGGGCGCGGTCGAGGACCCGCCCACCGACAGCTGCGGGAGCATCTGCAGCAGCGGCTTGATCGCGTAGAACTTCGGCGAGATCACCTGCAACAGCAGCCGCAGGTTGGTCAGGTCCTGGGTGAGCGAGCCGCCGCTCTCGTCGATCAGCGCGCCGAGCTGCTCGCCCGCGTCGGTTCCGGTGCCGATGAGCCTGCGCACGTCGGGGTCGCTGGAGCGCAGCTGGGCGGTGAGCTTGTCCAGGCCGTCGCTGAACTCGCGGATGGCCGCGGACTGCTCGGCCTGGGTGCCGAGTGCGACGCGGCCGTCGCGGATCAGCTGGATCGTCTGCGGCAGGGTCGCGTGGAAGGTCTCGGTGAACTTGTTCAGCGAGTCGATCAGCACCTGCAGATCGTCGCCCTTGCCGTCGAACGCCTTGCCCAGCTCGCGGACCGTCGTGTTGAGCGCGGCCAGGTCCACCGAGCCCGCGAAGGTGTCCACGCTGGACACCAGTTCCTCGACCGGCACCGGCAGGGTCGCCGAGGTGATCACCGAGTTGTCCCGCAGATACGGGCCTTCGTCCGAATCGGGCTGCAAGTCGACGTACTGCTCGCCGATCGCCGATCGATTGGCCACCACGGCCTTCGCCGACGCCGGGATCTTCGGCGCGCTCGTGTCGATGACGAGATTCATCACCACGCCCTCGCCGGTGAGCTCCAGTTCACCGACCCGGCCGACCGGGACGCCGCGGTAGGTCACCTCGGCGCCCTTGTAGATGCCACCGGTCTGCGCCGCGCGCAGCTTCACCGTGTACTCGTTGAGCCCGAACATGTGGTCGAGCCGGATGTACTTGCCGCCGACATAGACGACACCGAGCACCGCGATCACCACGAACGCGATGAGCTGCCACCGCACCAGACGGGTCATCGCGGACCACTCCCTACGCCTAGTTGCTCGAGGATCGCCCCGACCGGACCGGGCACGCCGGGTGCGGGCGGCTGCGCCATCAGCGGCGGCAGCGGCAGGATCGACACCGTCGGCCAGCCCGGACGCGGGCCGTTGCCGTTGTAATACGGATTGGTCGGGTTCACCGGCACAGGCGGGCCGACCGGCGGGATGTACACCGGATCCGGTTTGCCCACACCGAGATTGCTCAGCGTGACACCGATCTGCTGGTCCACCGACAGCCAGGTGTTCACGCTGCCGCCGAAGGTGCTCTCCAGCGCCGAGTCGGGGAACGGATAGGTCGGGATCAGCGGGACCGCGGCGACCAGATCCGGCGCCGACCGGCCCAGCTCCTGCAAGGTCGGCCGCAGCGAGGTGAGATCGCGGATCAGGTCGTCCTTCGACGTGTTCAGCACGTCGAAGCCCGCCGCACCGAGCCGGTCCAGCTGCGCGAGCAGCGCGACCAGTTGCGGGCGCT
Above is a genomic segment from Nocardia sputorum containing:
- a CDS encoding MCE family protein; the encoded protein is MTRLVRWQLIAFVVIAVLGVVYVGGKYIRLDHMFGLNEYTVKLRAAQTGGIYKGAEVTYRGVPVGRVGELELTGEGVVMNLVIDTSAPKIPASAKAVVANRSAIGEQYVDLQPDSDEGPYLRDNSVITSATLPVPVEELVSSVDTFAGSVDLAALNTTVRELGKAFDGKGDDLQVLIDSLNKFTETFHATLPQTIQLIRDGRVALGTQAEQSAAIREFSDGLDKLTAQLRSSDPDVRRLIGTGTDAGEQLGALIDESGGSLTQDLTNLRLLLQVISPKFYAIKPLLQMLPQLSVGGSSTAPGDGTSHFGLVLETNNPPACTVGYEGTHRILEQMKAQNPNFDDTRDEFPFNKDAKCLVPFGNPTAVRGGERAELADPAIVQPWDSNPKTDPEKLNLNPVAVQLSTLLGVTPKR